Proteins from a single region of Desulfobacter postgatei 2ac9:
- a CDS encoding Nramp family divalent metal transporter: MADLKKEQQISSGKGMSFKRMISALGPAWIISAVAAGPGTTLSVAKAGGTYGYDFLWVVLLSVVLAFVCQYMAAKTALIGGRGIVSIVQDKWGTLPAWFVTLDALAVIWLCNVVLLKVLVAVTEYVSGLVMPWWGVVFTVAFYILVAHGGYRIVEMLCKIIVSLLVVCFIGTLFIAKPDLGMAIHGLLPDFSHFGKAEILMMTAIMGGSIHVTILSMQTYTVHEKGWGMSDLGKARFDTALSLLGAFGLYCTAIYLTGACVLHPADIHVNTLFEMADAITPLLGSYAHAFFCLGIWCAVFSTIMPTFIAAAYVLGDKMNWEMRPKSPRYRLTILVGCLIALPGAFLSGRPVNLLLIMLALSFLGTPFFVGIFLWLLNDRNWAKQYRNGPVLNIAGAFALLVTLFLGIKWVGGL; this comes from the coding sequence ATGGCAGATTTAAAGAAAGAGCAACAAATTTCATCCGGGAAAGGTATGTCTTTTAAGCGCATGATATCTGCGCTGGGGCCTGCCTGGATCATCAGCGCCGTGGCCGCAGGACCTGGAACCACCTTAAGTGTTGCCAAGGCCGGCGGGACCTATGGCTATGATTTTTTGTGGGTGGTGTTACTCAGCGTGGTGCTGGCCTTTGTCTGCCAGTACATGGCCGCCAAGACCGCGCTGATCGGGGGGCGGGGGATTGTCTCCATTGTGCAGGACAAATGGGGGACTCTGCCTGCCTGGTTTGTGACCCTGGACGCCCTTGCCGTCATCTGGCTTTGCAATGTGGTGCTTTTAAAAGTTCTGGTTGCCGTGACCGAATATGTATCCGGCCTTGTTATGCCCTGGTGGGGTGTCGTGTTTACCGTGGCTTTTTATATTCTTGTGGCCCATGGGGGATACAGGATTGTTGAAATGTTGTGCAAGATTATTGTCTCTTTGCTTGTGGTTTGTTTTATCGGCACCCTTTTTATTGCAAAGCCGGACCTGGGTATGGCCATTCACGGGCTTTTGCCGGATTTTTCCCATTTCGGGAAAGCTGAGATTCTGATGATGACCGCTATCATGGGCGGCTCCATCCATGTGACCATTTTATCCATGCAGACCTATACCGTGCATGAAAAAGGGTGGGGGATGTCAGATCTGGGAAAAGCCCGTTTTGATACGGCCCTTTCTCTTCTTGGGGCATTCGGGCTTTACTGCACGGCCATCTATCTGACCGGCGCCTGTGTACTTCACCCGGCAGATATCCATGTGAATACCCTTTTTGAAATGGCTGATGCCATCACGCCGCTTTTAGGGTCCTACGCTCACGCCTTCTTTTGTCTGGGGATCTGGTGTGCCGTGTTTTCAACGATTATGCCCACCTTTATTGCTGCGGCCTATGTGCTGGGGGATAAAATGAACTGGGAAATGCGCCCTAAAAGTCCCAGGTACCGGCTGACAATTCTGGTCGGGTGCCTCATTGCCCTTCCCGGTGCCTTTCTTTCCGGCAGGCCGGTTAACCTTTTATTGATCATGCTGGCCCTGTCGTTTCTGGGCACCCCATTTTTTGTGGGGATATTTTTATGGCTGCTCAACGATAGGAACTGGGCAAAACAGTACAGAAACGGTCCTGTGTTAAATATTGCAGGTGCCTTCGCGCTGCTGGTTACCCTGTTTCTGGGGATAAAGTGGGTTGGGGGGCTTTAG
- the arfB gene encoding alternative ribosome rescue aminoacyl-tRNA hydrolase ArfB has translation MHLKISDHISIPDTSIEFYPIRSRGPGGQNVNKVSSGVHIRFDIHASDLTEEIKAKLLSLNDRRITPQGIIVIKAMTFRSAAKNREDGLERLAELIRRAVRPVKKRKATRPTRGSKERRLDSKNRRSRVKVLRKKINI, from the coding sequence GTGCATTTGAAAATATCCGATCACATATCCATCCCGGATACCAGTATTGAATTTTATCCCATCCGGTCCCGGGGCCCAGGGGGGCAGAATGTGAACAAAGTCTCTTCAGGGGTTCATATCCGTTTTGACATCCATGCCTCGGATCTTACTGAAGAGATTAAGGCAAAACTTTTGTCTCTCAACGACAGACGTATTACCCCGCAGGGGATTATCGTGATCAAAGCCATGACTTTCAGGAGCGCTGCAAAAAACCGTGAAGATGGATTGGAACGGCTTGCCGAATTGATCAGACGGGCTGTCCGGCCTGTAAAAAAAAGAAAAGCCACCCGGCCGACCCGGGGATCGAAAGAGCGGCGCCTTGATTCGAAAAACAGGCGCAGCAGGGTTAAAGTATTAAGAAAAAAGATAAATATTTAA
- a CDS encoding efflux RND transporter periplasmic adaptor subunit, which translates to MANDDLSVLNIDKSRISRRGKKKHFVYLLLLPAFLIIVGVLYYQGVLTLAVKVDVARVVGLYPSEAYTLLNASGYVVAQRKAAVASKITARLVSLSVEEGSPVKAGQEIARLESDDLEAARNRALADLEFVRFKIEQVKAELTDATRSHQRNKQLLPKQYISMAEYDVGEARYRTARAALSAEEAALKASRAALRVAAVNLEYAIIRAPFDALVLTKNADIGDIVTPVGAAADSKSAVVNIADMDSLMVEVDVSESNIRQVYVKQPCEIRLDALPEARFAGRVHMIVPTADRSKASVMVKIAFLEKDRQILPEMSAKAAFLSQPLTVAEKEPVMAVPTAALMEAKGENIVFLVQDGKIIQKTVRLGRQLGDMTEVKSGLASDDVIALNPLHRLKQGMKVVISD; encoded by the coding sequence GTGGCAAACGACGATCTTTCCGTTCTCAACATCGATAAATCACGCATTTCTCGCCGGGGAAAGAAAAAGCACTTTGTTTACTTACTTCTGCTGCCGGCGTTCCTCATCATTGTGGGTGTGCTGTATTACCAGGGCGTTTTAACATTGGCCGTGAAAGTCGATGTTGCCCGGGTTGTGGGGCTTTATCCTTCTGAAGCCTATACCCTGCTCAATGCCAGCGGTTATGTGGTGGCCCAGCGTAAAGCGGCGGTGGCGTCCAAAATAACCGCCCGCCTGGTTTCGCTCTCTGTTGAAGAAGGAAGTCCCGTCAAAGCCGGTCAGGAGATTGCCCGGCTCGAAAGTGATGACCTTGAGGCTGCCCGTAACCGGGCTTTGGCTGATCTTGAGTTTGTGCGTTTTAAAATCGAACAGGTCAAAGCAGAGTTGACAGATGCGACCCGCTCCCACCAGCGCAATAAACAGCTGCTGCCGAAACAATACATTTCCATGGCGGAATATGATGTCGGCGAGGCACGCTACCGCACGGCCCGGGCAGCTCTTTCGGCAGAGGAGGCGGCCCTTAAAGCAAGCCGTGCCGCACTTCGGGTGGCGGCCGTGAATCTGGAATATGCCATCATTCGAGCGCCTTTTGATGCCCTTGTATTGACCAAGAATGCCGACATCGGTGATATTGTAACACCGGTGGGTGCTGCTGCCGATTCTAAATCTGCGGTTGTGAATATTGCGGACATGGATTCGCTGATGGTCGAGGTGGATGTGTCGGAATCCAATATCCGTCAAGTGTATGTTAAACAACCCTGTGAAATCCGTTTGGATGCACTGCCCGAGGCACGGTTTGCCGGCAGGGTCCATATGATTGTACCCACGGCGGATCGGAGCAAAGCGTCTGTGATGGTCAAGATCGCGTTTCTGGAAAAGGACCGGCAGATATTGCCGGAAATGAGTGCCAAAGCGGCCTTTTTATCGCAGCCCCTGACGGTTGCTGAAAAAGAGCCGGTCATGGCGGTTCCAACGGCGGCTTTAATGGAAGCAAAGGGGGAAAACATTGTTTTTCTGGTGCAGGACGGCAAAATCATTCAAAAAACCGTCCGTTTGGGTCGACAATTGGGTGATATGACTGAAGTCAAGTCCGGTTTGGCGTCAGATGATGTTATTGCCTTAAACCCCCTCCACCGCCTTAAGCAGGGCATGAAGGTCGTGATCAGTGACTGA
- a CDS encoding ABC transporter ATP-binding protein has product MTDLVEIIEVYKSYRRGNQVLPVLENINLTIGVGEFLALMGPSGSGKSTLLNLIAGLDKADSGIIRVAGVDITTLSERELADWRALNVGFIFQFYNLIPVLTAFENVELPLLLTNLSKRERHRHVQAAINLVNLSDRGDHYPGQLSGGQQQRVAIARAIVTDPTLVVADEPTGDLDRKSADDVLLLLDRLRSDLDKTIIMVTHDPRAAKRAHGVQYLDKGVLAHEYTEDFGPECL; this is encoded by the coding sequence GTGACTGATTTGGTTGAAATCATTGAGGTGTACAAGTCTTACCGACGCGGTAACCAGGTGTTGCCGGTATTGGAAAACATCAACCTGACCATCGGGGTAGGGGAGTTTCTGGCATTGATGGGGCCGTCGGGTTCTGGAAAAAGTACCCTGCTCAATCTCATTGCGGGTCTGGATAAGGCCGACAGCGGTATTATCCGGGTCGCCGGTGTGGATATTACAACGCTTTCGGAACGTGAACTGGCTGACTGGCGGGCGCTTAATGTGGGATTCATCTTTCAATTCTACAATCTTATTCCCGTGCTGACCGCCTTTGAAAATGTTGAACTGCCCTTGCTTTTGACCAACCTTTCCAAGAGGGAACGTCACCGGCATGTGCAGGCTGCCATAAATCTGGTTAATTTGTCCGATCGCGGGGATCACTATCCCGGTCAGCTCTCTGGCGGTCAGCAGCAGCGGGTGGCCATCGCCCGGGCCATTGTGACCGATCCGACCCTGGTGGTGGCTGATGAACCCACCGGTGACCTGGATCGCAAATCAGCCGACGATGTGCTGCTTCTCCTGGATCGTCTTCGTTCCGATCTGGACAAAACCATTATTATGGTAACCCACGACCCGCGTGCCGCCAAACGGGCACACGGTGTGCAATATCTCGATAAAGGTGTTCTGGCACATGAATATACTGAAGATTTTGGTCCGGAATGCCTTTAG
- a CDS encoding ABC transporter permease: MNILKILVRNAFRHKLRSILTIIAMCIAILAFGLLRTVISAWYAGVAASSADRLVTRNAISLIFPLPLAYRDKIRLTDGVKRVSYGNWFGGIYIEEKNFFANFAVEPQTYLALYPEFILPPDQLSAFLTNRKACIAGARLAERFGWKIGDTITLKGTIFPGNWELLLQGIYRGRDQTVDQSMFFFHWEYLNESLKKTASVRANQVGYYIIQLTDPERAAEVCTAIDKNFKNSLAETLTETEKAFQMSFVAMSDALIWVIQIVSGVIIVIILAVVANTMAMTTRERIGEYAIYKTLGFGAFYIWGLIWGEALVITLSGGLLGMVLTYPVTRVFSNAVGTVFPVFNVDITTIYMDLGVALTVGTLATILPARHACKISIADGLRRVE; the protein is encoded by the coding sequence ATGAATATACTGAAGATTTTGGTCCGGAATGCCTTTAGGCACAAGCTGAGATCCATCCTGACAATCATTGCCATGTGTATCGCCATTCTTGCCTTTGGATTGCTGCGCACCGTCATCAGTGCCTGGTACGCCGGTGTGGCCGCATCCTCCGCCGACCGCCTGGTGACCCGGAACGCCATTTCACTGATATTTCCATTGCCCCTGGCCTATCGTGATAAAATTCGTTTAACCGATGGGGTTAAAAGGGTTTCTTACGGCAATTGGTTTGGGGGAATTTACATTGAGGAAAAAAACTTTTTTGCCAACTTTGCCGTGGAACCCCAAACCTATCTGGCCCTCTACCCTGAATTTATCCTGCCGCCTGATCAGCTCAGTGCTTTTTTAACCAACCGCAAGGCCTGTATCGCCGGGGCCAGACTGGCTGAACGTTTTGGCTGGAAAATCGGGGATACCATCACCCTCAAAGGTACGATTTTTCCCGGTAACTGGGAACTGTTATTACAGGGAATCTACCGGGGGCGGGATCAGACGGTCGATCAATCCATGTTTTTTTTTCATTGGGAGTATCTCAACGAGTCCCTTAAAAAAACGGCTTCGGTACGTGCCAATCAGGTCGGATATTACATCATCCAACTGACTGATCCTGAGCGGGCGGCAGAGGTCTGCACTGCTATTGATAAAAATTTTAAAAATTCCCTGGCCGAAACCCTTACTGAAACGGAAAAAGCGTTTCAGATGAGTTTTGTGGCCATGAGTGATGCCCTGATCTGGGTGATCCAGATCGTCTCCGGGGTGATCATTGTGATTATTTTAGCAGTTGTGGCCAATACCATGGCCATGACCACGCGTGAACGGATTGGTGAATATGCCATCTACAAAACGTTGGGGTTTGGTGCGTTCTATATTTGGGGGTTGATCTGGGGAGAGGCCCTTGTCATTACCCTGAGCGGAGGCCTGTTGGGGATGGTTTTAACCTATCCTGTCACCAGGGTTTTCAGCAATGCCGTGGGGACGGTTTTTCCCGTCTTCAACGTTGATATCACTACGATCTATATGGATTTGGGGGTGGCGCTGACGGTGGGTACCCTGGCAACAATTTTGCCGGCCCGACATGCCTGTAAAATCAGTATTGCCGATGGATTGAGGCGGGTGGAGTGA
- a CDS encoding ABC transporter permease, protein MKIPFLYSVRNLLTRRLTTVFTAGGMALVVFVFASLLMLSEGLKKTLVDTGSEDNLIVIRKSSTSEVQSSIDRLQASIVETQPEIAFGADGQRLSARELVVLISLSKRGSNKPSNVVIRGIDKNSLKLRPQIKLIAGRLPRPGSLEIIGGENIVKRFQGAGMGETLSFGMRTWTVVGVFDAGKTGFSSEIWGDVDQFMQAFRRTVYSSLLFKLRDPQQFSDVITRLEKDPRLTVECKRETTYYRDQSQALATFLRILGLALTLIFSIGAVIGAMITMYTAVANRVAEIGTLRALGFQKTSILVAFLAESLFLGLIGGITGLLMASVLQLASISTTNFQTFSELAFSFHLTFEIVYKSIAFSLIMGFAGGLLPALRASRMNIIEALRAS, encoded by the coding sequence TTGAAAATTCCTTTTTTATATAGTGTAAGAAACCTTCTGACGCGGCGTCTGACCACGGTGTTTACCGCAGGGGGCATGGCGTTGGTGGTCTTTGTTTTTGCCTCCTTGCTGATGTTGTCCGAAGGCTTGAAGAAAACCCTGGTGGACACCGGATCGGAAGATAACCTTATCGTTATCAGAAAGTCATCCACTTCCGAGGTGCAGAGCAGCATCGACCGTCTTCAGGCTTCCATTGTGGAAACCCAGCCGGAAATCGCATTCGGAGCCGATGGTCAACGGTTGTCCGCCAGGGAATTGGTGGTACTCATCAGTTTGTCCAAGCGGGGCAGCAACAAACCGTCAAATGTTGTCATTCGCGGCATTGATAAAAATTCGCTCAAGCTTCGGCCCCAGATTAAATTGATTGCAGGACGGTTGCCCCGGCCCGGTTCCCTTGAAATTATCGGAGGTGAAAATATTGTCAAACGGTTTCAAGGCGCGGGGATGGGTGAAACCCTCTCCTTTGGCATGCGAACCTGGACGGTTGTCGGTGTTTTTGATGCCGGAAAGACCGGATTCAGTTCAGAGATCTGGGGAGATGTGGATCAGTTCATGCAGGCTTTCCGAAGGACCGTCTATTCCAGTCTCCTTTTTAAACTGCGAGACCCTCAGCAATTTTCAGACGTCATAACGCGTCTGGAAAAAGATCCGCGGCTGACCGTGGAATGCAAACGTGAAACCACCTATTACCGGGATCAATCCCAGGCACTGGCCACGTTTCTTCGAATCCTGGGGCTGGCACTGACCCTTATTTTCTCCATTGGTGCGGTGATCGGTGCCATGATCACCATGTATACGGCAGTCGCTAATCGGGTAGCGGAAATCGGCACGCTGCGTGCCCTGGGATTTCAGAAAACGAGCATTCTTGTCGCCTTTTTGGCAGAATCGCTCTTTTTGGGTTTGATCGGTGGTATTACAGGGTTGCTTATGGCTTCTGTGCTGCAGCTTGCCAGCATTTCCACCACCAATTTTCAAACCTTTTCCGAACTGGCTTTTTCCTTTCATCTGACCTTTGAAATCGTTTACAAATCCATTGCCTTTTCACTGATCATGGGGTTTGCGGGCGGCCTGCTACCGGCACTGAGGGCGTCGCGCATGAATATCATTGAGGCATTACGGGCAAGTTAG
- a CDS encoding phosphatidylserine decarboxylase produces MKHQYIDRKTRQVRTEILKADPVISAIYSPIREKASFLFRLIISARMSSLIGAVSYDLPFLNSPMDAGKFLAAHGIDLREVEGDPAKLDTLRKVFERKIRYDQLRPMPEDADAVVSPADSRLLVGAFSKNSALFIKGKFFDFCELIGRDKPRWLDAFDQGSFAVTRLTPDKYHYNHTPVAGTVLDIYEIDGHFHSCNPGAVVREVTPYSKNRRVVTIIDTDVPGGTGCGLVCMVEVVAMMIGKIVQCYSQNGYENPRVVVPGLFMEKGCPKSLYRPGSSTTIVIFQKQRIRFSEDLLENQVRTDVSSRFSEGFGRPLVETEVTVRSGIGHASPCGETAAFGDL; encoded by the coding sequence ATGAAACATCAATATATCGACCGCAAAACCCGGCAGGTCAGAACCGAAATTCTTAAAGCAGATCCCGTTATCAGTGCCATTTATTCGCCGATACGCGAAAAAGCCTCCTTTTTGTTTCGTCTGATAATTTCGGCCCGGATGTCCAGCCTTATCGGGGCTGTTTCCTATGATTTGCCTTTTTTGAACTCCCCGATGGATGCCGGGAAATTTTTGGCTGCCCACGGCATTGATTTAAGAGAGGTGGAAGGAGATCCTGCAAAACTGGATACCCTTCGAAAAGTTTTTGAACGCAAAATTCGCTACGATCAGCTTCGTCCCATGCCGGAAGACGCCGATGCGGTGGTCTCTCCAGCTGATTCTCGTCTTCTGGTGGGGGCATTTTCAAAAAATTCAGCCCTTTTTATTAAAGGTAAGTTTTTTGATTTTTGTGAGCTTATCGGCCGGGATAAGCCCCGATGGCTTGATGCCTTTGACCAGGGCAGTTTCGCCGTGACCCGGCTCACCCCGGATAAATATCACTATAACCATACGCCTGTGGCAGGAACGGTCTTGGATATTTATGAGATAGACGGGCATTTTCATTCCTGCAACCCCGGTGCTGTGGTCCGGGAAGTGACGCCATACTCTAAAAACCGGCGGGTGGTCACCATCATTGATACGGATGTGCCCGGAGGAACCGGATGCGGGCTTGTGTGCATGGTGGAAGTGGTGGCCATGATGATTGGAAAAATTGTCCAGTGCTACAGTCAAAACGGATATGAAAATCCCCGGGTTGTGGTGCCCGGACTTTTTATGGAAAAGGGTTGTCCCAAAAGCCTTTACCGTCCGGGCTCTTCCACAACCATTGTTATATTTCAAAAACAGCGCATCCGTTTTTCCGAAGATTTACTGGAAAACCAGGTTCGCACCGACGTGAGCAGCCGTTTCAGTGAAGGGTTTGGCAGACCCCTTGTGGAAACCGAAGTGACCGTGCGTTCAGGTATCGGTCATGCCTCCCCTTGTGGTGAAACTGCAGCGTTTGGAGATTTGTAA
- a CDS encoding prolipoprotein diacylglyceryl transferase family protein: MDIIFFVVGLGLLIGVVLSWGFKTLPKEKWQMVAAFPREKLDQGQWRGMNLTWYGLLSANAYTFGVIMAVILAASAGMPIFVLVLVTVLLLAVTIPASKIVARIVEKKKATLTIGGALFAGVVTAPWIIMLVNATLGTAFNFHLPVAVMMACLSIGYTFGESLGRLACLSFGCCYGKPLSRCDAPTRKLFEHFNVVFTGETKKVAYASGLAGEKMIPIQIITAVIYAISGLVGTLLFLRGFAETALVETLVVTQVWRVVSEFFRADFRGERKFSMYQIMALSAIAYTIAVLAFFPDPEVAVSLDNGFKALWDPGMILFFQGVWVVSFLHSGRSTVTASKISFHVVKDNI, translated from the coding sequence ATGGATATCATTTTTTTTGTTGTTGGGTTGGGTCTGTTGATTGGTGTTGTACTGAGTTGGGGATTTAAAACGTTGCCCAAAGAAAAATGGCAGATGGTGGCGGCGTTTCCTCGGGAAAAGCTGGATCAGGGCCAGTGGCGGGGGATGAATCTGACCTGGTACGGGCTTTTGTCTGCCAATGCGTATACCTTTGGTGTAATCATGGCCGTGATTCTGGCCGCATCGGCTGGGATGCCCATTTTTGTCCTGGTGCTGGTGACTGTTTTGCTGCTGGCGGTCACCATTCCGGCCTCTAAAATTGTTGCCCGGATTGTTGAAAAGAAAAAAGCCACCCTGACCATTGGCGGGGCCCTATTTGCCGGTGTGGTGACCGCACCCTGGATCATCATGCTGGTGAATGCCACGTTGGGCACAGCCTTCAACTTTCATCTGCCCGTTGCTGTGATGATGGCCTGTTTAAGCATCGGGTATACGTTTGGGGAGTCTTTGGGGCGTCTTGCCTGCCTGAGTTTTGGCTGCTGCTACGGCAAGCCGCTGAGCCGGTGTGACGCTCCCACCCGTAAGTTGTTTGAACATTTTAATGTGGTCTTCACAGGAGAGACCAAAAAAGTGGCCTATGCGTCGGGGTTGGCCGGTGAAAAAATGATTCCCATTCAGATCATTACCGCCGTGATTTATGCGATATCCGGCCTTGTCGGCACCTTGCTGTTTCTCCGGGGTTTTGCCGAAACCGCCCTTGTGGAAACCCTGGTGGTGACCCAGGTCTGGCGGGTGGTCTCTGAGTTTTTCAGGGCAGACTTCAGGGGTGAACGCAAATTTTCCATGTACCAGATTATGGCGCTGTCAGCCATTGCTTATACCATCGCAGTGCTGGCCTTTTTCCCTGATCCCGAGGTGGCCGTTTCTCTGGATAACGGATTTAAAGCCCTGTGGGATCCGGGTATGATTCTGTTTTTCCAGGGCGTCTGGGTTGTCTCTTTTCTTCATTCGGGCCGAAGCACTGTTACGGCATCGAAAATTTCCTTTCATGTGGTAAAAGATAATATTTAA
- the tesB gene encoding acyl-CoA thioesterase II, whose product MTDGIRQNVLKELLGLLSLEKIEEEIFRGQSQDLGYGAVFGGQVLGQALSAASRTVPDHLCAHSLHGYFLRAGDAACPIVYMVERTRDGHSFSTRRVKAVQKGRAIFSMSTSFHKYEEGFQHQDPMPEVEGPEGVESDYNKILRHAKKLPEDIAKKLLYPNPIELRVVNPLNPFHPVPMPPDKYVWFRATGPLPDDAAIHRYMLAYASDFHLVPTALYPHGKTFWSPDMQVASLDHALWFHRDFRMDDWLLYVIHSPSAAMARALNRGAIYTRDGKLVASVAQEGLIRKVGKNKV is encoded by the coding sequence ATGACAGATGGTATCAGACAAAATGTACTCAAAGAACTCTTGGGGCTGCTCAGCCTGGAAAAAATTGAAGAGGAGATCTTTCGGGGCCAGAGCCAGGACCTGGGTTACGGCGCCGTATTCGGCGGTCAGGTCCTGGGTCAGGCCTTGTCTGCGGCATCCCGCACAGTGCCGGACCATCTTTGTGCCCACAGCCTGCACGGATACTTCCTTCGGGCCGGAGATGCCGCCTGCCCCATTGTCTATATGGTGGAGCGTACCCGGGACGGCCACTCGTTCAGCACCCGGCGGGTCAAGGCCGTACAGAAGGGTCGGGCTATCTTTTCCATGTCAACATCATTTCACAAATATGAAGAAGGCTTTCAGCACCAGGACCCCATGCCCGAGGTTGAAGGCCCTGAGGGCGTGGAAAGTGATTACAATAAAATTTTACGCCATGCAAAAAAACTTCCTGAAGACATCGCAAAAAAATTATTGTATCCCAATCCCATTGAACTGCGGGTCGTCAATCCGTTAAATCCCTTTCATCCCGTTCCCATGCCGCCGGACAAATATGTCTGGTTCAGGGCCACCGGCCCTTTGCCTGACGATGCCGCAATTCACAGGTACATGCTGGCCTATGCTTCGGATTTTCACCTGGTCCCCACCGCCCTTTATCCCCATGGCAAAACCTTCTGGTCCCCGGACATGCAGGTGGCAAGCCTGGATCATGCCCTCTGGTTCCACAGGGATTTCAGGATGGACGACTGGCTGCTCTACGTGATCCACAGTCCCAGTGCGGCCATGGCCCGGGCTCTTAACCGCGGTGCCATCTACACCCGGGATGGCAAACTTGTGGCCAGCGTGGCCCAGGAAGGACTGATCAGAAAGGTGGGCAAAAACAAGGTATGA
- a CDS encoding substrate-binding periplasmic protein — MFKFFCRRIVLFIGFIFFFAAPCAGNDPVLRLTTDTWPPYSIGREGQALESGYAFDIGTEVSKRIHCKFKADLLPWKRVLACMEKGTYDITFPIQNKPERKAFMVFTNVIVEDRVFIWHLKARKDQLPGWQTIDDLKPYTIGIVSGYTYQDKMDQAIENGFIKTEKVNLAEYNFKKLLGKRFDAFLESESVVRSFFQKYPEYSKQITHAPQIVSKDLFRIGISKNSPFADLLPEINRVIEEMKGDGTIDRIMNR; from the coding sequence ATGTTTAAATTCTTTTGCAGACGCATTGTTCTATTTATAGGCTTTATTTTTTTCTTCGCAGCACCCTGTGCCGGAAATGACCCGGTACTTAGGCTTACCACAGATACCTGGCCCCCCTATTCCATAGGACGGGAAGGCCAGGCGCTGGAAAGCGGATATGCGTTTGATATCGGCACAGAGGTGAGCAAACGCATCCATTGCAAATTCAAGGCAGATCTTCTGCCATGGAAACGGGTGCTGGCCTGCATGGAAAAAGGAACCTACGATATTACCTTTCCCATTCAAAACAAGCCTGAAAGAAAGGCGTTCATGGTTTTTACCAATGTGATTGTTGAGGACCGGGTGTTTATATGGCACCTGAAAGCGCGCAAGGACCAGCTACCCGGGTGGCAAACCATTGATGATCTCAAACCTTACACAATAGGTATTGTTTCAGGATATACCTACCAGGACAAGATGGACCAGGCCATTGAAAACGGCTTCATAAAAACGGAAAAAGTCAACCTGGCAGAATACAACTTTAAAAAACTTTTAGGCAAACGATTCGATGCCTTTTTAGAAAGCGAATCCGTTGTGAGGAGCTTCTTTCAAAAGTACCCGGAATACAGTAAGCAGATCACCCACGCACCCCAAATTGTATCCAAGGACCTTTTCAGAATCGGAATCTCAAAAAATTCACCGTTTGCAGACCTCCTTCCGGAGATCAACAGGGTGATTGAGGAGATGAAAGGGGATGGAACCATTGACAGGATCATGAATAGATAA
- a CDS encoding mechanosensitive ion channel family protein: MEWLKQINIEKYIETLTYWVTTYSVKIIAALLILVIGKWLARRITNLITKLMEKNKIDITLVRFFDSILYYTFMVMIVIAAAGQLGINTTSFLTIVGAAGLAIGLALKDSLGNFASGVMLVLFRPYKVNDFVDIGGVAGNVVSISLFTTELSTGDNQKVIVPNASITSNVITNVTANPTRRVDLVIGIGYDDDIKKAKEVIQGVLAEEKRILPTPAPLIAVSELADSSVNFVVRPWVKTGDYWGVYFALHENIKLALDANGISIPFPQHDVHMYRESKE, translated from the coding sequence ATGGAGTGGTTGAAACAAATTAACATTGAAAAATATATAGAGACGCTGACCTACTGGGTGACCACCTACTCTGTAAAGATTATTGCCGCGCTGCTGATTCTGGTGATCGGAAAATGGCTGGCCAGACGAATTACCAATTTGATCACGAAATTGATGGAGAAAAATAAGATAGATATCACGCTTGTGCGGTTTTTTGACAGCATTCTGTATTATACCTTTATGGTGATGATCGTTATTGCTGCCGCAGGCCAGCTGGGCATCAATACCACCTCTTTTCTGACCATTGTGGGTGCTGCCGGCCTGGCCATTGGTCTTGCATTGAAGGACTCTTTGGGCAATTTTGCTTCAGGCGTGATGCTGGTGCTGTTCAGGCCTTACAAGGTCAATGATTTTGTGGACATTGGCGGGGTAGCCGGGAATGTGGTGAGTATATCCTTGTTCACCACGGAGTTGAGTACCGGGGATAATCAAAAAGTGATCGTACCCAATGCCAGCATAACCTCCAATGTTATTACCAATGTTACGGCCAATCCCACCCGCCGGGTGGATCTTGTCATCGGCATTGGTTATGATGATGATATAAAAAAAGCCAAAGAGGTTATCCAGGGTGTTCTGGCAGAAGAAAAGCGCATTCTTCCCACACCTGCGCCACTTATTGCCGTGTCTGAACTTGCCGATTCCAGCGTTAATTTTGTGGTCCGGCCCTGGGTTAAAACAGGAGATTACTGGGGCGTATATTTTGCCCTCCATGAAAACATCAAGCTGGCTCTTGATGCCAATGGTATCAGCATCCCATTTCCCCAGCATGATGTTCATATGTACCGGGAAAGCAAAGAATAA